In Treponema primitia ZAS-2, a genomic segment contains:
- a CDS encoding bifunctional metallophosphatase/5'-nucleotidase, translating to MKLRKLFLSFAILLALTGTSFAGGSKEPQTITIIHTNDVHGRVEVYPYVKGYADALRKEKKNVVVVSAGDEFDGTPFASLSGGRDIAEVMNLTGYDLFVMGNHEQFPQMDFQMLATLAKFPILAANIGANWKTQIPQIKNYTIKKFGATKIAFIGITTGTSGDESVAVVEKARKDATKEGANVFIAVTHLGVQDPDLTIRSTYIAEKCPWLTAIIDGHCHTAHSNGLLHNGILIGETGEYGNNIGVVEVTAKKGEVLGVTARLIPIAGHQAESGIIADAAVQTFIDTVNTRNAAYLDEVLFTLPTTLIGTRDYSRRVESVFGDMLTDAMRLKTGAQIGLLVGTAIRANIDAGEVTRGELKTALYEDLPLCTLYLSGAEIRGEFETALKAYPNENNYFLHVSGLFVEFDTTLPVGERVTSIKLENGAPLEPDTSYLCVSKSDSLYFVSFYDELMRTQDFNIGFGTIAESLADYITGGAQIPAGVAGRIKPIN from the coding sequence ATGAAACTAAGGAAATTATTTTTATCATTCGCCATCCTACTGGCATTGACAGGTACAAGCTTTGCCGGAGGTTCAAAGGAACCGCAAACCATCACAATCATACACACCAACGATGTGCATGGGCGCGTGGAGGTATATCCTTATGTGAAGGGCTACGCGGATGCCCTTCGCAAGGAAAAAAAGAACGTAGTGGTAGTGTCCGCCGGTGATGAATTTGACGGCACGCCATTCGCGTCTCTTTCCGGCGGGCGGGACATTGCGGAAGTGATGAACCTGACCGGCTACGATTTGTTTGTTATGGGGAATCACGAACAGTTTCCCCAGATGGATTTTCAAATGCTGGCGACCTTGGCAAAGTTCCCCATACTGGCGGCAAATATCGGTGCGAATTGGAAAACCCAAATTCCCCAAATTAAAAATTACACTATCAAAAAATTCGGAGCCACGAAGATAGCATTTATCGGGATTACCACGGGGACAAGCGGGGATGAATCCGTGGCAGTGGTGGAAAAAGCGCGAAAAGATGCGACCAAGGAAGGCGCCAACGTGTTCATCGCCGTTACCCACTTGGGCGTACAGGACCCGGATCTAACAATTCGCAGCACCTACATCGCCGAAAAATGCCCTTGGCTTACCGCTATCATTGACGGCCATTGTCACACCGCGCACTCCAACGGCTTACTGCACAATGGCATCCTCATTGGTGAAACCGGTGAATACGGCAACAATATCGGTGTGGTGGAAGTGACCGCAAAAAAGGGTGAAGTCCTGGGTGTCACCGCCCGGCTAATCCCCATCGCGGGACATCAGGCGGAATCGGGTATCATAGCCGACGCGGCGGTGCAAACCTTTATAGACACAGTAAACACGCGAAATGCCGCCTACCTGGACGAAGTACTGTTTACGCTGCCAACCACACTCATTGGCACACGGGACTACAGCCGCCGCGTTGAATCAGTGTTTGGCGATATGCTCACCGATGCTATGCGCTTGAAAACAGGGGCTCAAATAGGCTTGCTTGTGGGAACAGCGATTCGGGCAAATATTGACGCAGGGGAGGTTACACGGGGGGAACTCAAAACCGCCCTTTATGAGGACTTGCCGCTTTGTACGCTTTACCTTTCAGGCGCGGAAATACGCGGGGAGTTTGAAACCGCCCTTAAGGCATATCCCAACGAGAACAACTACTTTTTACATGTCTCAGGGCTTTTTGTGGAGTTTGATACCACGCTTCCGGTTGGTGAACGCGTTACGAGCATCAAGCTGGAAAATGGCGCTCCGCTGGAACCGGATACATCGTATTTGTGCGTAAGCAAAAGTGACTCGCTATACTTTGTGTCTTTCTATGATGAATTGATGCGGACACAGGATTTTAATATCGGCTTTGGAACCATAGCCGAATCGTTGGCCGATTATATTACCGGTGGAGCGCAAATTCCCGCCGGAGTTGCCGGCAGAATTAAACCAATAAACTAG
- a CDS encoding 6-phospho-beta-glucosidase — protein sequence MAFPKNFLWGGAIAAHQAEGAYLEGGKSLATCDVIHGGKGRIAEILDPAAIKTNIAKQEGYFPEHIAVDFYHHYKEDIALFAEMGFKVFRTSISWARIFPNGDGDPNEAGLAFYDSMFDECAKHGIEPLVTLSHWEMPVSLTTKYNGWASREIIPLFERYARTVLTRYKNKVRYWLTFNEINMTLHMPFMGAGVIVDNPAQKKQLSCQAAHNMLVASALSVKACHEISPAAKIGSMVAAMTAYPYSCKPEDTWEKTRMERENYYLTDVQARGSYPPFVLKLLEKDGVKLDITADDKKLFAENIVDFVSFSYYSSSAVTTDPAIAGDKGTGNIFGGIKNPHLKSSDWGWQIDPLGLRIALNFLYDRYQKPLFIVENGLGAVDKVEPDGSVNDDYRIEYLREHVKAMKAAIEEDAVELWGYTTWGCIDIVSASTGEMSKRYGFIYVDQDNDGKGTLRRSKKKSFGWYKKVIESNGEVL from the coding sequence ATGGCATTTCCGAAGAATTTTTTGTGGGGCGGCGCCATTGCCGCTCATCAGGCTGAGGGAGCTTACCTAGAAGGCGGTAAGTCCCTTGCAACCTGCGATGTTATTCATGGCGGTAAGGGGCGTATCGCCGAGATACTTGACCCGGCGGCGATAAAGACGAATATCGCAAAACAAGAGGGCTACTTCCCTGAACATATTGCGGTGGATTTTTATCACCATTACAAAGAAGACATAGCACTTTTTGCCGAGATGGGCTTTAAGGTGTTCCGCACCTCCATTAGCTGGGCGCGGATTTTTCCGAATGGTGATGGGGATCCTAACGAGGCGGGTCTGGCGTTTTACGACAGCATGTTTGATGAGTGTGCAAAACACGGCATCGAGCCCCTGGTTACCCTGTCCCACTGGGAGATGCCTGTAAGTCTTACCACGAAGTACAACGGTTGGGCAAGCCGCGAGATCATCCCCCTGTTTGAGCGCTATGCCCGCACTGTCCTGACACGGTACAAAAACAAGGTGCGCTATTGGCTTACCTTTAACGAAATCAACATGACCCTGCACATGCCCTTCATGGGGGCCGGGGTCATAGTGGACAACCCTGCCCAAAAAAAGCAGCTTTCCTGCCAGGCGGCGCACAATATGCTTGTGGCAAGCGCCCTGTCGGTTAAGGCCTGCCACGAAATCAGCCCTGCCGCAAAAATCGGCAGCATGGTTGCCGCCATGACAGCCTACCCTTACTCCTGCAAGCCTGAGGATACCTGGGAAAAGACGCGCATGGAGCGTGAGAACTATTACCTTACGGATGTTCAGGCCCGGGGCAGCTATCCGCCTTTTGTTTTAAAGCTGCTCGAAAAAGACGGTGTGAAGCTCGACATTACGGCGGATGACAAAAAACTCTTTGCTGAAAACATCGTAGATTTTGTGTCTTTCAGTTACTATTCTTCCAGCGCCGTCACTACGGATCCTGCCATTGCCGGCGATAAAGGAACCGGTAACATCTTCGGGGGTATCAAAAATCCGCACCTCAAATCTTCCGATTGGGGCTGGCAGATTGATCCCCTGGGGCTACGGATAGCGCTCAATTTTCTCTACGACCGCTATCAGAAGCCCTTGTTTATCGTGGAAAACGGTCTTGGGGCGGTGGATAAGGTCGAACCGGACGGCAGCGTGAACGATGATTACCGCATCGAGTATCTCCGGGAACACGTCAAGGCGATGAAGGCGGCAATCGAAGAAGACGCAGTGGAACTGTGGGGCTACACCACTTGGGGCTGCATCGATATTGTCAGTGCGTCCACCGGCGAAATGTCCAAACGTTACGGTTTTATCTATGTTGACCAGGACAACGATGGCAAGGGTACCTTGAGGCGCAGTAAAAAGAAGTCCTTTGGATGGTACAAAAAAGTCATCGAGAGCAATGGAGAAGTGTTATGA
- a CDS encoding HPr family phosphocarrier protein: MKEFKYTIKDPVGIHARPAGLLVKELTAFSSNVSIHRGEDSCDGKKLLAMMKLRVKQGEEIILRVEGPDEDAATAAAKAFIESTL, translated from the coding sequence ATGAAAGAATTCAAGTACACCATCAAGGATCCGGTGGGTATTCATGCACGGCCTGCAGGTTTGCTGGTAAAAGAATTGACGGCTTTTTCCAGCAATGTATCCATTCACCGGGGTGAAGACTCCTGTGACGGGAAAAAACTGTTGGCTATGATGAAGCTGCGGGTGAAACAGGGTGAAGAAATTATTCTAAGGGTGGAAGGCCCAGACGAAGACGCTGCAACTGCGGCGGCAAAAGCTTTCATCGAATCTACTCTGTAG